One genomic window of Salvia miltiorrhiza cultivar Shanhuang (shh) chromosome 4, IMPLAD_Smil_shh, whole genome shotgun sequence includes the following:
- the LOC131023509 gene encoding uncharacterized protein LOC131023509 gives MVADMLNTDRSWDKDFVLACFPDVVAESICSIPLDKKAIEDRRYWGFDERGRYSVKSGYLCGTNFFEPRVHTSSFSEASWWKKIWALNVPPKVKHLAWKALHDYVVSNGNLAAHHVPVLGFCSWCQQAWGSTEHALVWCEKVRGFWKESVFWEWIGQFKLLSLADLSQLVLDKGAKKHGDKKDWGVADVRESNRRLGFFQKAKEHLAIEGRVLPAEGVDFWYPPPRNVLRLDVDVAYQENGCRLLVGFIFRNDRGEIVAAGAKPVGFTETVLLGELHAMLIAVGVCLSLDLGPVVLFSDSLLAIHLLHDTYHGSDSLCDDLHEAFVHARETVVLDFLHVRREANRAAHELARLALSFSDVMIWKSDFPIWLSNIGLSDLN, from the exons ATGGTGGCAGATATGTTGAATACAGATCGTTCTTGGGACAAGGATTTTGTCTTGGCTTGTTTCCCTGATGTGGTGGCGGAGAGTATATGCTCTATTCCTTTGGATAAAAAAGCGATTGAAGATAGACGCTATTGGGGATTCGACGAGCGAGGAAGATATTCGGTAAAATCGGGATACTTATGCGGCACCAATTTTTTTGAGCCAAGAGTGCACACATCTTCCTTCTCCGAAGCTTCGTGGTGGAAGAAAATATGGGCGCTTAATGTTCCTCCTAAAGTTAAACATTTGGCATGGAAAGCTCTTCATGATTATGTTGTTTCCAACGGGAATCTGGCAGCTCACCATGTTCCGGTTTTGGGCTTTTGTTCCTGGTGCCAACAAGCTTGGGGGAGTACGGAGCATGCTTTGGTGTGGTGTGAGAAAGTTAGAGGGTTCTGGAAGGAATCAGTGTTCTGGGAATGGATTGGGCAGTTCAAGCTTCTCTCTCTAGCTGATTTGAGTCAGCTGGTGTTAGATAAGGGAG CGAAAAAACATGGTGATAAGAAAGATTGGGGGGTGGCGGACGTGAGAGAGAGTAATAGACGGCTGGGTTTCTTCCAGAAAGCTAAAGAGCACCTTGCTATAGAGGGGCGGGTCCTTCCTGCTGAGGGAGTGGATTTTTGGTACCCTCCGCCGAGGAACGTGCTACGGTTGGATGTTGACGTGGCGTACCAGGAGAATGGCTGTAGGTTGTTAGTTGGTTTTATTTTTCGAAACGATAGAGGGGAGATTGTTGCGGCGGGAGCTAAGCCAGTTGGGTTTACTGAAACGGTGTTGCTTGGAGAGTTGCATGCTATGCTAATCGCTGTGGGAGTGTGTTTGTCGTTAGATTTGGGACCCGTGGTTCTTTTTTCGGACTCTCTATTGGCGATCCATTTGCTGCATGATACTTACCATGGTTCCGACTCTTTGTGTGATGACTTGCATGAGGCCTTCGTTCATGCTCGTGAGACGGTGGTGTTGGATTTTTTACATGTTCGTCGTGAGGCTAATAGAGCTGCTCATGAACTTGCTAGACTAGCTTTGTCTTTTTCCGATGTAATGATTTGGAAGTCAGATTTTCCTATCTGGCTTTCAAATATTGGTCTTTCCGATTTGAATTAA